In Flavobacteriales bacterium, the genomic window CTGAACAATCCGCTCTTTTAAACAATGGTTTATATGGATATGGAGATATCACCCCTTCCAATTATTTTCAGAAACTCTCTGAATGTGGTGGTTTAACACCTCCTAATATTGAAATGCCTGATAGTTCAGGGTGTTCCGATCCAACATTTTTTACGGAAAGCTGGAATAACGTTACACTTGGAAATGTTGAGGGAGATAATCAGTTTAATGACATTGTAGTGGATTCCTTAGGATACGTATATTCTGTAGGTAAAATACATCAAGCCTTAGGCAATACAGATATTGTTATTCAAAAATTAAACGGTGAATCAGGAAACATGCTATGGCAGCAAACCATAAATAGTGGAATTGGATTAAGCGATAACGGTAAAGCAATTTCTATTGACGGTTATGGCAATATCTACATTACCGGAACTTCAGAACCAAATTCTTTATCAGAATACACAAGTACAATTGCGAAGTATGATTCCGAAGGAAATCAAATGTGGATCTCGAATGATATTGCTGCGGGTGGTGAATCTATTAGTATTGACCCTTCCGATGAATACATTTATAGTGCTGGTGGAGGTGGAGTAATTAAATATAATGCCCTTTCTGGTACTAAAATATGGACAAGATCTATTGAAAATGCGTTGCAGGAGGAATCCTTTGCAAAGAAGGTAATTGCTACTAATGATGGGATTTTTGTAGGAGGAGAAATATTTAATTCTTTGAAACGCAACATCGCTGTTGTAAGGTACGATGAACTGGGTAACGTGACATGGAGTTCATCTCATGGGGGAGAAACTTCAGAAGATTATTTTAATTCTATGGTCATCGATAATTTGGGAAATACCTGGATCGTTGGATCTTCAAGTAGCTGGAGATGGATGATA contains:
- a CDS encoding PQQ-binding-like beta-propeller repeat protein yields the protein EQSALLNNGLYGYGDITPSNYFQKLSECGGLTPPNIEMPDSSGCSDPTFFTESWNNVTLGNVEGDNQFNDIVVDSLGYVYSVGKIHQALGNTDIVIQKLNGESGNMLWQQTINSGIGLSDNGKAISIDGYGNIYITGTSEPNSLSEYTSTIAKYDSEGNQMWISNDIAAGGESISIDPSDEYIYSAGGGGVIKYNALSGTKIWTRSIENALQEESFAKKVIATNDGIFVGGEIFNSLKRNIAVVRYDELGNVTWSSSHGGETSEDYFNSMVIDNLGNTWIVGSSSSWRWMIVKFDYDGLFLWKEYDNSSAQFFSNATDITLQVDEVGSTYVSGETTFGGNFFITTTKYDADGNETWSTDYPISNPSNSLASVTVGVNYLYVTVGASDDVITIKYAMSDGSIQWNESFDGGSLLIDGSNAITLSEEGDVFVTGKTQNVSSNYDMLTIKYSQCEFGILDPIAKSTDIRRNSNIIEERKTHSVVYDSNLKMTVFPNPFTNILNVEISKNKEGDPEEINLQLLDINGRQIYVGNHFTGTTITINSNNIVSGLYVVRVISSTGVLSSKVICTK